Proteins from a single region of Stutzerimonas stutzeri:
- the ppk1 gene encoding polyphosphate kinase 1 produces the protein MINQGLSEKDLQDAVVGEVLEQTLPEVVSAPLEVVEETPVALVTNLDDSALYIHRELSQLQFNVRVLEQALDESYPLLERLKFLLIFSSNLDEFFEIRVAGLKKQVTFAREQAGADGLQPHQALARISELVHEQVDRQYAILNEVLLPELTKHKIRFIRRRNWTVKLKTWVRRYFRDEIAPIITPIGLDPTHPFPLLVNKSLNFIVELEGIDAFGRDSGLAIIPAPRLLPRVIRVPEAVGGEGDNFVFLSSMIHAHADDLFHGMRVKGCYQFRLTRNADLSVDTEDVEDLARALRGELISRRYGDAVRLEVADTCPQHLADFLLKQFGLSESELYRVNGPVNLTRLFSVTSLDSHPELQYAPFTPAIPKLLQNSQNIFSVVAKQDILLLHPFESFTPVVDLLREAAKDPCVLAVKQTLYRSGANSEIVDALVEAARNGKEVTAVIELRARFDEESNLQLASRLQQAGAVVIYGVVGYKTHAKMMLILRRENGELRRYAHLGTGNYHAGNARLYTDYSMLTSDDALCEDVSKLFSQLIGMGKTMRMKKLLHAPFTLKKALLDLIAQETQHASEGKAAHIILKVNSLTDPKMIKALYKASQTGVRVDLIVRGMCCLRPGIAGVSHNIHVRSIIGRFLEHSRVFYFQSDGDEKLYLSSADWMERNLDRRVETCFPVEGKKLVMRVKKELEGFLSDNTQSWVLQPDGSYLRISPTGNQNARNIQSTLLERLTGPQVGVR, from the coding sequence ATGATCAACCAGGGACTCAGCGAAAAGGATCTGCAGGACGCCGTGGTCGGCGAGGTGCTGGAACAGACGTTGCCCGAGGTGGTGTCTGCGCCACTGGAAGTCGTCGAGGAGACGCCGGTCGCGCTGGTGACCAACCTGGACGACAGTGCGCTGTACATCCATCGCGAGCTTTCGCAGCTTCAGTTCAACGTCCGCGTGCTCGAGCAGGCGCTGGATGAGTCCTATCCGCTGCTGGAGCGGCTGAAGTTCCTGCTGATCTTCTCCAGCAACCTCGATGAGTTCTTCGAGATCCGTGTCGCCGGCCTGAAGAAGCAGGTTACCTTCGCCCGCGAGCAGGCGGGTGCCGACGGCCTGCAGCCGCATCAGGCGCTGGCACGGATTTCCGAGCTGGTGCACGAGCAGGTGGACCGGCAGTACGCGATCCTCAATGAGGTGCTGCTGCCTGAGCTGACCAAGCACAAGATCCGCTTCATTCGCCGTCGCAACTGGACGGTCAAGCTCAAGACCTGGGTGCGTCGCTACTTCCGTGACGAGATCGCGCCGATCATCACCCCGATCGGCCTCGATCCGACGCATCCGTTCCCACTGCTGGTCAACAAGAGCCTCAACTTCATCGTCGAGCTGGAAGGCATCGATGCCTTCGGCCGCGATTCGGGGCTGGCCATCATTCCGGCGCCGCGCCTGCTGCCGCGGGTGATCCGCGTGCCGGAAGCGGTGGGCGGCGAGGGCGACAACTTCGTTTTCCTCTCGTCGATGATCCATGCCCACGCCGATGATCTGTTCCACGGCATGCGGGTCAAGGGTTGCTATCAGTTCCGCCTGACGCGCAACGCCGACCTTTCGGTGGATACCGAGGATGTCGAGGACCTGGCGCGGGCGCTGCGGGGCGAGCTGATTTCCCGGCGCTATGGCGATGCGGTGCGCCTGGAGGTGGCCGATACCTGCCCGCAGCACCTGGCCGACTTCCTGCTCAAGCAGTTCGGCCTGAGCGAGAGCGAGCTGTACCGCGTCAACGGCCCGGTCAATCTCACGCGGCTGTTCAGCGTCACCAGCCTGGACAGCCATCCGGAGCTGCAGTACGCGCCCTTCACCCCGGCGATCCCGAAGCTGCTGCAGAACAGCCAGAACATCTTCAGCGTCGTCGCCAAGCAGGACATCCTGCTGCTGCACCCCTTCGAGTCCTTCACGCCGGTGGTCGACCTGTTGCGTGAGGCGGCGAAGGATCCCTGCGTGCTGGCGGTCAAGCAGACGCTGTATCGCTCGGGCGCCAACTCGGAAATCGTCGATGCTCTGGTGGAAGCAGCGCGCAATGGTAAGGAAGTCACCGCGGTCATCGAGCTGCGCGCACGTTTCGACGAGGAGTCCAACCTGCAGCTGGCGAGCCGCCTGCAACAGGCCGGCGCGGTGGTCATCTACGGCGTGGTGGGCTACAAGACCCACGCCAAGATGATGCTCATCCTGCGCCGCGAGAACGGCGAGCTGCGGCGCTATGCGCATCTGGGCACGGGCAACTATCACGCCGGCAATGCGCGCCTGTATACCGACTACAGCATGCTCACCTCCGACGATGCGCTGTGCGAAGATGTGTCGAAGCTGTTCAGCCAGCTGATCGGCATGGGCAAGACCATGCGCATGAAAAAGCTGCTGCATGCGCCGTTCACCCTGAAGAAAGCGCTGCTCGACCTGATCGCCCAGGAAACCCAGCACGCCAGCGAAGGCAAGGCAGCGCACATCATTCTCAAGGTCAACTCGCTGACCGATCCGAAGATGATCAAGGCGCTGTACAAGGCCAGCCAGACCGGCGTGCGCGTCGATCTCATCGTGCGCGGCATGTGCTGCCTGCGCCCGGGCATCGCCGGGGTCTCGCACAATATTCATGTGCGTTCGATCATCGGTCGTTTTCTTGAGCACAGCCGGGTGTTCTATTTCCAGAGCGACGGGGACGAGAAACTCTATCTCTCCAGCGCCGACTGGATGGAGCGCAATCTTGATCGTCGGGTGGAGACCTGTTTCCCGGTGGAAGGCAAGAAGCTGGTCATGCGGGTGAAGAAGGAGCTGGAAGGCTTCCTCAGCGACAACACGCAGAGCTGGGTTCTGCAACCTGATGGCAGCTATCTGCGCATCAGCCCCACCGGTAACCAGAATGCGCGCAACATACAGAGTACGTTGTTGGAGCGTCTCACCGGGCCGCAGGTCGGCGTGCGCTGA
- the trxA gene encoding thioredoxin TrxA: MSEYINNVSDSSFEQDVLQADGPVLVDYWAEWCGPCKMIAPVLDEIAKDYEGRLKVCKLNIDENQETPPKYGVRGIPTLMLFKNGNVEATKVGALSKSQLAAFLDSNI; this comes from the coding sequence ATGAGCGAATACATCAACAATGTCAGCGACAGCAGTTTCGAGCAGGACGTCCTCCAGGCCGACGGTCCCGTGCTGGTCGACTACTGGGCTGAATGGTGTGGCCCCTGCAAGATGATCGCGCCGGTTCTCGACGAGATCGCCAAGGACTACGAAGGCCGCCTGAAGGTTTGCAAGCTGAACATCGACGAGAATCAGGAAACCCCGCCGAAGTATGGCGTGCGTGGTATTCCGACGCTGATGCTGTTCAAGAACGGCAATGTCGAAGCGACCAAGGTGGGCGCGCTGTCCAAGTCGCAGCTGGCTGCTTTCCTCGACAGCAATATCTGA
- a CDS encoding thioesterase family protein, with protein sequence MNHDDAVLAEQAQAVRQMFEHIPFNQALGIELDEISTSRVVMHLPMKAELVGNFVHGILHGGVIASLLDVAGGAMAMLGAFDKHRHLTTQERAARLSRLGTIDLRIDYLRPGRGTRFSASAELLRSGNKVAVVRSELHNELGTLIAVGTGTYLCG encoded by the coding sequence ATGAATCACGACGATGCAGTGCTCGCTGAGCAGGCCCAGGCGGTACGCCAGATGTTCGAGCACATCCCGTTCAACCAGGCACTAGGCATAGAGCTCGATGAGATATCGACGTCACGGGTGGTCATGCATTTACCCATGAAGGCGGAGCTGGTGGGCAATTTCGTCCATGGCATCCTGCATGGCGGCGTGATCGCCTCGCTGCTGGATGTCGCAGGAGGCGCAATGGCAATGCTCGGCGCCTTCGACAAGCATCGCCACCTGACGACCCAGGAGCGCGCCGCACGGCTTTCCCGACTGGGCACCATCGACCTGCGCATCGACTATTTGCGCCCAGGCCGCGGCACCCGTTTCAGTGCCAGCGCGGAGCTACTGCGCTCGGGCAACAAGGTTGCGGTTGTGCGCTCGGAGCTGCACAACGAGCTGGGCACCCTGATTGCCGTAGGTACCGGCACGTATCTTTGCGGTTGA
- the ppx gene encoding exopolyphosphatase — translation MRQTTAETFPMIAALDLGSNSFHMVLARTSNGEMRILERLGEKVQLAAGIDENRLLDEAAMQRGLDCLRRFAQLVNHLPQGAVRIVGTNALREAHNRATFIRRAEEIVNHQVEVISGREEARLIYLGVSHTIPGTPGRRLVADIGGGSTEFIIGEGFESQLRESLQMGCVSYTQRFFRDGKITPARYAQAYTAARVELMGIEHGLRRLGWQESIGASGTIRAVGLAIKSGGFGNGEVNTEGLGWLKRKLFKLGDIEKIDIDGIKPDRRGVFPAGLAILEAIFDALELSSMTHSEGALREGVLYDLLGRHHDEDIRDRSLSFLMERYHVDMEQAARVEAKALEAFDQVAEAWNLDQDWHRELLAWAARVHEVGLDIAHYHYHKHGAYLIEHSDLPGFSRQDQLVLALLVRGHRRNIPQDKFGEIGPDADALVRLCILLRFAILFHHIRGANAVSEVQLKATERGLELIFPTGWLGANPLTRADFEAEAAWLARAGYELRMK, via the coding sequence ATGCGCCAGACCACCGCTGAGACCTTCCCCATGATCGCCGCCCTGGATCTGGGCTCGAACAGTTTCCACATGGTGCTCGCGCGCACCAGCAATGGCGAAATGCGCATCCTCGAACGGCTCGGCGAGAAGGTCCAGCTGGCCGCCGGGATCGACGAAAACCGTCTACTCGACGAGGCCGCCATGCAGCGTGGGCTGGACTGTCTGCGTCGCTTCGCCCAGCTGGTCAATCATCTGCCGCAGGGCGCCGTACGCATCGTCGGCACCAACGCACTGCGTGAAGCGCACAATCGCGCCACCTTCATCCGCCGCGCCGAAGAGATCGTCAACCATCAGGTCGAGGTCATCTCCGGCCGCGAAGAAGCGCGCCTGATCTATCTCGGTGTATCGCACACCATTCCGGGCACCCCGGGTCGCCGCCTGGTGGCCGATATCGGCGGGGGCAGCACCGAGTTCATCATTGGCGAGGGCTTCGAATCGCAGCTGCGCGAAAGCCTGCAAATGGGCTGTGTGAGCTACACCCAGCGTTTCTTCCGCGACGGCAAGATCACTCCGGCCCGCTACGCCCAGGCCTACACCGCGGCACGGGTCGAGCTGATGGGCATCGAACACGGCCTGCGCCGGCTTGGCTGGCAGGAATCGATCGGCGCGTCAGGCACCATCCGCGCTGTCGGGCTAGCCATCAAAAGCGGCGGCTTCGGTAACGGCGAGGTCAATACTGAAGGTTTGGGTTGGCTCAAGCGCAAGCTGTTCAAGCTCGGCGATATTGAGAAGATCGACATCGATGGGATTAAGCCGGATCGCCGCGGGGTATTCCCTGCCGGCCTGGCGATTCTCGAAGCGATCTTTGATGCGCTCGAACTCAGTAGCATGACTCATTCCGAAGGCGCCCTGCGCGAAGGCGTGCTGTATGACCTGCTCGGCCGTCACCATGACGAAGACATTCGCGACCGTTCGCTGAGCTTCCTCATGGAGCGCTACCACGTCGACATGGAGCAGGCCGCACGAGTCGAAGCCAAGGCACTGGAAGCATTCGATCAGGTGGCAGAGGCCTGGAATCTTGATCAGGACTGGCATCGCGAACTGCTCGCCTGGGCCGCCCGCGTGCATGAGGTAGGTCTTGATATCGCCCACTACCATTACCACAAGCACGGGGCCTACCTGATCGAGCACTCCGATCTACCCGGCTTTTCCCGCCAGGATCAACTGGTATTGGCGCTGCTGGTACGCGGCCATCGGCGCAACATCCCCCAGGACAAGTTTGGTGAAATTGGCCCCGACGCCGACGCACTGGTGCGACTGTGCATCCTGCTGCGCTTCGCCATCCTGTTCCATCACATCCGCGGTGCCAACGCCGTCTCCGAGGTGCAGCTAAAGGCGACCGAACGGGGCCTGGAGCTGATCTTCCCGACCGGCTGGCTGGGCGCGAACCCACTGACCAGGGCCGACTTCGAGGCCGAAGCCGCCTGGCTCGCGCGCGCGGGCTACGAACTGCGGATGAAATGA
- the hemB gene encoding porphobilinogen synthase, with translation MSFVAASRLFPATRLRRNRRDDFSRRLVRENVLTVDDLILPVFVLDGENRREPVPSMPGVERLSIDLLLEEAEELVALGIPALALFPVTPLEKKSQDAAEAWNPDGIAQRATRALRARFPELGIITDVALDPFTTHGQDGILDDNGYVQNDVTVDALVRQALSHAEAGAQVVAPSDMMDGRIQAIREALEVAEHHNVRIMAYSAKYASAYYGPFRDAVGSAANLGKSNKNTYQMDPANGDEALHEVGADLAEGADMVMVKPGLPYLDIVWRVKDAFKAPTFVYQVSGEYAMHMAAIQNGWLSEAVILESLVGFKRAGADGILTYFAKQAAHQLKRGQ, from the coding sequence GTGAGTTTCGTTGCTGCCAGCCGGCTGTTTCCCGCTACTCGTTTGCGTCGCAACCGCCGTGATGATTTCTCCCGCCGCCTGGTGCGTGAGAACGTACTCACGGTCGATGACCTGATCCTGCCGGTGTTCGTGCTTGATGGCGAAAATCGTCGTGAGCCTGTGCCTTCGATGCCGGGGGTGGAGCGCCTGTCCATCGACCTGTTGCTCGAGGAGGCCGAGGAACTGGTGGCGCTGGGCATTCCGGCGCTGGCGCTGTTCCCGGTGACGCCGCTGGAGAAGAAATCTCAAGACGCGGCCGAGGCCTGGAATCCCGACGGCATCGCCCAGCGCGCCACCCGCGCCCTGCGCGCGCGTTTCCCGGAGCTTGGGATCATCACCGACGTCGCGCTCGATCCCTTCACCACTCACGGTCAGGACGGCATCCTCGACGATAACGGTTACGTGCAGAACGACGTGACTGTCGATGCGCTGGTCCGGCAGGCGCTCTCCCACGCTGAGGCAGGCGCTCAGGTAGTTGCACCATCCGACATGATGGATGGCCGTATCCAGGCTATCCGCGAGGCGCTGGAAGTGGCCGAGCATCACAATGTGCGCATCATGGCCTACTCGGCGAAGTACGCGAGTGCGTATTACGGCCCGTTCCGCGATGCAGTCGGCTCGGCGGCCAACTTAGGCAAGAGCAACAAGAATACTTATCAGATGGACCCGGCCAATGGTGACGAGGCGCTGCACGAAGTGGGCGCCGATCTGGCCGAAGGTGCGGACATGGTGATGGTCAAGCCCGGTCTTCCTTACCTGGACATCGTCTGGCGCGTCAAAGATGCCTTCAAGGCGCCGACCTTCGTCTATCAGGTCAGCGGCGAGTACGCCATGCACATGGCCGCCATCCAGAATGGCTGGCTGAGCGAGGCCGTCATCCTTGAGTCTTTGGTCGGCTTCAAGCGTGCCGGGGCCGATGGCATCCTGACTTACTTCGCCAAACAGGCGGCACATCAATTAAAACGGGGCCAGTGA
- the elbB gene encoding isoprenoid biosynthesis glyoxalase ElbB yields the protein MNKKVAVILSGCGVYDGSEIYESVITLLRLDQRGAKVQCFAPNIAQMHVINHLTGDEMPESRNVLTESARLARGEIKDLREARAEDFDALIIPGGFGAAKNLSTFATEGVASKALPEVIALAQAFVEARKPIGMMCIAPTMAAQIFGAGVVCTLGSDDADAAKAVGEMGAEHQACEVTEIVVDDKHRLVTTPAYMLAQSISEAASGIYKLVDRVLEMTNED from the coding sequence ATGAACAAGAAAGTCGCCGTGATTCTTTCCGGCTGTGGCGTCTACGACGGCTCGGAGATCTACGAAAGCGTCATTACCCTATTGCGCCTGGATCAGCGCGGCGCAAAGGTGCAGTGCTTCGCGCCCAACATCGCGCAGATGCATGTGATCAACCACCTGACCGGGGACGAGATGCCTGAGTCTCGCAATGTGCTGACCGAGTCGGCCCGCTTGGCTCGCGGCGAGATCAAGGACCTGCGCGAAGCCCGCGCCGAGGATTTCGATGCATTGATCATCCCTGGCGGCTTCGGGGCCGCGAAGAACCTGTCGACCTTTGCCACCGAAGGCGTGGCCAGCAAGGCATTGCCCGAAGTCATTGCATTGGCCCAGGCCTTCGTCGAAGCACGCAAGCCGATCGGGATGATGTGCATCGCACCGACCATGGCAGCACAGATTTTCGGTGCCGGCGTGGTCTGCACGCTGGGCAGCGACGACGCCGACGCAGCCAAGGCGGTTGGCGAGATGGGCGCCGAGCACCAGGCCTGTGAAGTGACCGAGATCGTCGTAGACGATAAGCACCGGCTGGTTACCACGCCTGCGTACATGTTGGCGCAGTCCATCAGCGAAGCCGCTTCGGGCATCTACAAGCTGGTCGACCGCGTTCTGGAAATGACTAACGAAGACTGA